Genomic segment of Malus domestica chromosome 15, GDT2T_hap1:
GCAAAAGTTATTGATCAGTTTACCCAAAACAAATGATAATATAGCTTCTGTTATAAAGAATACTAAAGATATTGAAGTAATTGATGCTCAAGATATGGTTACTATATTGAAAGGGTATGAACTGAGGCTAACTAGACATAGAGAAAGTAGTACTGAGCGTGCATTTACTAGTTTGAATATCTCACCTAAAAATGGTAAATTTGGTAATCAAAATGTCAATGCTGGTGGaacaaaatttcaaaagaaTTTCAAGTTCAAAGGGAAGTAGTGGAATAATAAGTTCACCCCAGGTGTAAGAAATGAAACTAGCAACACTGATGGTGCTTGCAAATACTATGATAGACTCTACTATGGAAAGTGTTGGATGAAAGAGAATATCAAATGTCATAAGTGTGGCAAGCTTGGCCATATGGCCAGGGTCTGTAATCTCAATAAGAATGTTCAGCAAGGGAATTTTTGCAAACAAAGTGGAGGAACCTGGAAATCTTTTTCTTGTTAAACAAACAAGTGAAGTGAAAACTGTAAGTGACATCTGGTATATAGATAGTGGATGTAGCAATCATATAACCTCCAGAGAATATCTGTTTGTGGATATTGATAGAAGTATTAAAGCAAAAGTACAAGTTGGCACATGAGTTCTAGTTGATGTGAAAGGCAAATGAACTCTTGTTATTGACACTGAGAAGGGAAAGAGGTATATAAGAGAAGTCATGCTAGTACCTGGACTTGTAGAGAATTTACTCAGTATTGGACAGATGACTGAACATAGGTATCTTCTTGTGTTTGGTGATTACAAGGTGGATATCTTTGATGACAAAACACTGACAAACTTAGTGgttagtgtgaagcaaaagagGAACATGTGGTTTCCATTATTGTTCAAATCCAATTAAAAACTAATATGCATCAGTGTGCTACAATGTGGCATACAAGGCCGGTCTTGAGTTTTTGGATGCCCAGTGCGAAAGCTCAAAATGTGCCCTTTTTTAATACTGAAATAtatgtttaaaaaatatttaaagagaGCTGGAACCCAATCGAAGCTGGGGGGCTAGGCCCTCATGCCTAAATTATATTACTTGAGAAAATATACAACGGGGTGGACATAGTACCTAAACCCCGAcaataaaaaatacaatcatataCAACCATTCCTAGCAAAGCTCCTTGAAATTTCAACCTTTAAGAAATTGTCTTCTAGCATtttttgaagcaaaatcatcaattatatcatcaTACTCCAAGTCTTCAATCTCATCATTTTCAATGCATAAGATTGCTAATCCATTTAGCCTATCTTGAGTCATAGTGGTCCGAAGGTAAgattttaataatttcaattttgaaaaacttcttTCTGCAGATGCCACAGTCACATGTATATACTTAACAGTACATGATAAGCAATCAAGACATTAGGACACATGTCAGtttcttttacaaagtttgcTATTTCCATGGATGTCCAAGGGTTATTAGAGAGAAATTCTTGTTCAAGTAACATCATTTGCAACACCTGTAATTCAAAACATAAGTCAGCTCCATCTACATCCATGGTATTTCCATGTTTCAAATTTGCTTCAAGATTCATACAATTTTCTATTAGTTGTTGATCATCCAATGAAATTAACTTCAGTGCATCAAACAAGAAGCCAAAAATAGATTCAAAAGTCTTTAACTGTTCAAACCTGTTTTTCAGTTGAGAAAGAGGAATATACacaataataagaaaataatttgtTCTAAATGATTCTTCAGTAGATTGTTGTTCCCTCTCATtaccatcaacttcatcatgatgtctttttCTAGGTCTATGACGTTTAGTTTGAAAAATAGGGTCAATTTCCGAATCAAGTGCAATGTCTTTAGCATCACGCATAGCAGAAGCGAAACCAGTTTCTCTATAATTTTCAAAAAAGGTAACAAGTGCTTCCAATGCCTTTATAGCAACATCAAGACGCATGTCTTCAGATTGTAATTTTGTGCTCACCAtgttaatcttcaacaaaatgtCATACCAAATAACCAAACTTAATACAAAATCAAAACTGGAAAGTTCTCCTGATGCTAAACATCCTGCATCCCTACTCAATTGGGGATTCTCAGTAATTTCCACCAACGTAAACAATGCATTTCTAACTTGGGCTACTAGGGATTTAATTGCTTTAACAATTTCAATGTGACTTTCCCATCAAGTAGTTGACAATGATTTCAAAGTTAAACCATCAACATGTTCAAACAAAATATTCCAACGCTTTGTAGAGTTGGAAAACACCGTATATATGCATTGAAATGATCCAAAAAAAGATTTTGCTTTAAGACATGAACTTGCCATATCACAAactattaaattaagacaatgaGAACCACATGGCATGTAAAAGGCTCTGGGATTTAtgtctagcaatcttttctggACACCTTGGTGTTTCCCTTTCATGTTAGATCCATTATCATAACCTTGTCCCCTCACATTATCAATATCAAGATCAAATATCAtgtctagcaatcttttctggACACCTTGGcttcttttattgtttttaatgattgcggttttgacttttgaagctaaagtaATTATCCACTCATTTTGGATTTTATGGCTCAAATACTGATTCTTGGATAGAAGGTTTGGACACCTAAATTATAGGAGTCTGAAGCAATTACGGGAACATGATATGGTTCTTGGATTACTTGTGATGCATGATAGTGAAGGTGTGTGTCAAGGATGAGCATTGGGAAAGAATTACATAGAGTATTTTCCAAAAGAATCAACTTGGAGAGCAAAGATGTCACTGAAACTAATACACCCAGATGTGTGTGGCCCAATGCAAACATCAACAATGAGCAGAAATAGGTACTTCATTACATGCATTGATGACTACTCAAGTATGTGATGGATCTATTTCTTGAGACACAATTCAAAAGTCTTCCATGTGTTCAAGAAGTTTAAGGCTATGGTAGAGTTTCAAAGTGGTTATTCTGTGAAGAAATTGAGAACTGATAGAGGAGGAGAATTCATTTCAAATgagtttgaaaagttttgtgAATCTTTGGGGTTAGAGAGCAGCTCACTGTTGCATATTCTCCACAATagaatggagttgcagaaaggaAAAACAGAACTATAGTGGAGATGGCTAAATGCATTCTTCATGAGAAAGacctttcatataatttctggGGTGAAGCAATGAACACATATGTGTATTTGCTAAACAAGTGTCCCACAAAAGCATTGGAGAATATTACACCCTTTGAGAAGTTCAGTGGAAGAAAACCTAGAATTAAACACCTGAGAGTGTTTGGCTCAGTGTGTTATTTTCTCATTCCAGAAAATTTGAGGCATAAACTAGAAGAAACTAGTGTCACTGGTATCTTCATTGGATATGGTACTTGTGAGAAAGGCTATAGAGTGCTTAATCCTGAAACACATAAGGTGATACTCTTAAGGGATATGATCTTTGGTGAAAATGGCAAATGGCACTGGGAGAAACATAAAGTCAAGGAAGTGTGCATTCCATTTTCTGCAAATGAATCTCTGGAGATGAGTGAAGTTGATGAAGGTTCAGATTCCATAGAACATGTTGTATCTAAAGGTTCTCAAATCCAAATTGATGGTTCTCCAGCTATTGTCTCTGGTGAATCAATCAGTTATGTCTCTATACCTCAGTATGATGATACTTCACTAAGATATAGAAACTTAAGTGAGATTTATGGAAGATGCCATTTGTGTATCATTGAACCAGAATGCTATAATGAGGCTGCACAGGATGAAGCATGGAAGAAGGTAATTGAGGATGAAATATGTATGATTGAGAAGAATTAGACATGGGAATTGGTAAGGATACCATCTGATAAACCTGTGATTGGGGTAAAATGGGTGTATAAaacaaagttgaacttagatggCTTAGTTCAAAAGAATAAAGCTAGGCTTGTTGCAAAAGGCTATGCACAAAAGCCTGGGATAGATTATAATGAAACCTTTGTACCTGTTGTAAGGTTAGACACAATAAAGACTTTGATTGCACGGGCTGCAAAGAACAAGTTGAAGCTATTTCAGCTGGATGTGAAATCAGCTTTCTTAAATGGTGTACTTGAAGAAGAGGTGTATGTAGATCAGCTAGATGGGTTCATTGTGCAATGAGATGAGGATAAGGTTTACAAACTGCACAAAgctttgtatggtttgaaacagaCACCTAGGGCGTGGTATGGAGAGATTAATTCATACTTTGCACAGTGTGGTTTCAAAAAGAGTACCAATGAGGCAACATTGTATACCAAGTGTAGAAAAGACTCAGAGATGATTATAGTGTCCATTTATGTTGGATATATAATCTATACTGGAAGCTGTCAAGATTTAATGGATGAATTCAAAGTTGATATGATGCATAAATATGAGATGATTGATCTGGGACTCCTACATCATTTTCTTGGTATGAGAGTAATGTAAACTGAAGAATGTATTTTCATACACCAAAGAAAGTATGATTCATCTCTGTTGAAGAAATTTGGACTCCAAGTGATAAATTGTAAACTTGTGAGCACACCACTGGTACCAAGTGAtaaattgagaaatgaagatGAAAGTGGAGCTGCAGATGAAGTTAAGTATAGAAAACTTGTAGGTAGTTTGTTGTATCTCATAGCAACTAGACCTGACATAATGTATGATGCATGTTTGTTAGTAAGGTTCATGCATTGTCCTACTAACAAACATTATGGGATAGCAAAGAGGGTTCTAAGATATGTTCA
This window contains:
- the LOC139191754 gene encoding uncharacterized protein, which produces MVSTKLQSEDMRLDVAIKALEALVTFFENYRETGFASAMRDAKDIALDSEIDPIFQTKRHRPRKRHHDEVDGNEREQQSTEESFRTNYFLIIVYIPLSQLKNRFEQLKTFESIFGFLFDALKLISLDDQQLIENCMNLEANLKHGNTMDVDGADLCFELQVLQMMLLEQEFLSNNPWTSMEIANFVKETDMCPNVLIAYHVLLSIYM
- the LOC139191753 gene encoding uncharacterized protein, encoding MALEPGFTSQTKADEERTEVEMKLHRENLVKDAKGLRPDFEYTHMSEGESLAAYLARLFDLINQMMSYGEHLSNQRIVQKLLISLPKTNDNIASVIKNTKDIEVIDAQDMVTILKGYELRLTRHRESSTERAFTSLNISPKNGKFGNQNVNAGGTKFQKNFKFKGK